One window of Nicotiana tomentosiformis chromosome 11, ASM39032v3, whole genome shotgun sequence genomic DNA carries:
- the LOC138901549 gene encoding uncharacterized protein, whose product MRFGKKGKLSLRYVGPYKIIQMIDQVDYMLELPLVMSVVHPVFHVSMLRKVVGDPSFIVPIETVEVDEELIYEEIPVAILYGKVRKLRNKDIASVKVLWRNQQVEEATWEAKEEMKKKYLNLFE is encoded by the coding sequence atgcgatttggtaagaaaggaaaattgagtctgaggtatgtcggaccgtacaaaatcattcagatgATTGATCAGGTGGATTACATGCTAGAACTACCTCTAGTGATGTCtgtagtgcacccggtgtttcatgtatccatgttgaggaaggtggttggagatccatcGTTTATTGTTCCGATTGAGACTGTAGAGGTTGATGAGGAATTGatatatgaagagattccagttgccattctttaTGGAAAAGTTCGAAAGCTGAGAAACAAAGATATTGCCTCCgtaaaagtgttatggcgaaaccaacaagtcgaagaggccacttgggaagccaaggaagagatgaagaagaagtatcttaacttatttgaatag